TCAACAATCATGGACTTACATTCTTCAGTATACCTAGTTTGTTTCGTTCCCAATTTCCCGACACAACCTTTCAATCATAGTTTATCAGTCCTCCTTTTTGTGTCCACTACTTTATACTAGGTCCAGCTTGCGGATAATGTAGGCGTCGAACTCAGTCTAGAGAAAACGCACATTACACACATCAACGACGGGTTCGACTTCCTCGGATTCCATGTCCGCAAGTACAAGGGACCGCTATTGATTAAACCCGCCAAGGACAGTAAACTCGCTGTTCTTCGGAGAATCAAAGGCATACTGGACGCGAACAAGTCAGCCAAACAATCCATGGTCATTCGATTGCTCAATCCTATTATTCGGGGATGGGGCAATTACTACAGCACACAGGTCAGCAAGAAGGTCTTTGGCTACTGCGATCACAAGATAATCCAGATGCTGTGGAAATGGGCGAGACGCCGTCACCCCAAAAAGTCTGCGTGGTGGGTTTACCAGAAATATTTCACCCGCCGAGGAAACCGAAATTGGGTATTCGCGGACGGGTCATTTACGCTGGCCACCATGAGTGACATACGTATCATACGACACATCAAGATACAGGGACGACGCTCGCCTC
This is a stretch of genomic DNA from Sulfoacidibacillus ferrooxidans. It encodes these proteins:
- a CDS encoding group II intron maturase-specific domain-containing protein, encoding MIKPAKDSKLAVLRRIKGILDANKSAKQSMVIRLLNPIIRGWGNYYSTQVSKKVFGYCDHKIIQMLWKWARRRHPKKSAWWVYQKYFTRRGNRNWVFADGSFTLATMSDIRIIRHIKIQGRRSPHRPSDHEYFEARREQLLLKRLNGFQKKVVRKTGGRCALCGCNISVEHFRRWQVNGDNAILFARMIPERLGGHNTIENV